The proteins below are encoded in one region of Brassica napus cultivar Da-Ae chromosome A6, Da-Ae, whole genome shotgun sequence:
- the LOC106447050 gene encoding uncharacterized protein LOC106447050 — translation MATMNQLDSDLLLPPRKRLLAGFKKQNSNGSSSSSTSYSNGSSSASTVVHTHLDNLLTSQLTDGQSRSPEELKATAALAVKIAKAARAAADEKAIIASKAVAAAKSALELFASFPAETVKERKNKQKKHVPVHVMYSKDEDLARRLNRAINNSPRVLTGHRNKKLKSVATYENSAVTSSSTMYDGNDVAGVVDSDTSTDDEVDRTRVNGKEKTGEESRTLGKRRGRVKLKKLPLSMCASKDQENGIITNSLARTGGSNGGVGQVRS, via the coding sequence atggcgacAATGAATCAGCTTGATTCCGATTTGCTTCTACCTCCACGGAAGCGATTACTCGCCGGATTCAAGAAACAGAACTCCAAcggatcttcttcatcttctacttcataCTCAAACGGCTCCTCCTCTGCTTCCACCGTTGTGCACACCCATCTCGACAATCTGTTGACTTCCCAACTCACCGACGGCCAGAGTCGGTCTCCGGAGGAGCTAAAAGCAACTGCTGCTTTAGCGGTAAAGATCGCAAAGGCGGCGAGAGCCGCAGCTGATGAGAAAGCCATCATTGCTTCAAAGGCCGTAGCTGCAGCCAAGAGCGCGTTGGAACTGTTCGCTTCTTTTCCGGCTGAGACGGtgaaggagaggaagaacaagCAGAAGAAACATGTCCCCGTTCATGTTATGTATTCGAAAGATGAGGATTTAGCGCGTAGGTTGAACCGAGCTATAAACAACTCCCCTAGAGTATTGACCGGGCATAGAAACAAGAAGCTAAAGAGTGTAGCTACGTATGAGAATAGCGCAGTGACTAGTAGTAGTACTATGTACGATGGGAATGATGTTGCTGGTGTTGTGGATTCAGACACCTCCACGGATGATGAAGTAGACAGAACAAGAGTTAATGGGAAGGAGAAAACAGGGGAGGAGAGTAGAACATTGGggaaaagaagaggaagagtgAAGCTAAAGAAGTTACCTTTGAGCATGTGTGCCTCTAAGGATCAAGAAAACGGAATCATCACAAATTCCCTGGCTCGGACGGGAGGTTCTAATGGTGGTGTGGGTCAGGTGAGATCATAG